Within Acidimicrobiales bacterium, the genomic segment GGCCACTGGCAGATCGAGGACATCTTCTCCACCGGCGACAAGGTCGTGGTGCGCTGGACCGGCTCGGGCACCCACGTGGCTGAGGTCAACGGGATACCGCCGACCGGCAATAAGGTCCAGGTAGATGCGATATCGATTCACCGCATGGCCGACGGGAAGATCGCGGAGACCTGGGAGGTATGGGACACGCTCACGTTCCTCCGACAGATCGGCGTAATTCCTGAGGGTTAAGCGGCTTGGCATCTGCGCCGGGGCAACACAGACCCGCGGCCCGTGGAAGTGACTCTCAAGCTGCGTGCGGGGCGACCTCGTGGAGTTCGACGACCTCGACTTTCCTGACAAAGAGGTCGGCGCCTTCACGATCGAGCCATAGCGAATCCACCTCGCCTCGACCGGCTGAGATCAGCTCAACGTCGTCGAGCTGAGAACCGTCGGCGAGCACGACTGCGACCCGGTACCCCTCCAGATGGCGGAAGCGTGTCGCCGTGTCAATCTCGCTGCTGCTCATCGTCATACCTCCCTCCACGCAACTTGTCGATCACGCATTGCAACCTGGCAAGTCCAGTCGGACATTCCCGATGTGACATTTGTCGTCGCCAGCTCGAAGGGAACCTCGAAGGGAAGTCGGCGCTTTTTGACCGCGCGAGTGGGGGATTCGAGATGGAGCGTTGATCCCTAGTCGATCCATCGGAGCGTTGATCCCTAGTCGATCCATCGGTCCAGTGCTCCACGCTGCGAATCCGCGACCGACCATAGTGCGAGCGCTGCAGTTGGCGGGAGTCTACCGATACTTCTGCCCTGCAGCTGGTAGCACCGGAGACGAAGCGGCCTAGTCTGGGTTGGGATGAAGCATCGCTCCAAGGTGTCGACACTGCCGGTCGTGCCGGGGGCCCTAGGCGAGGCCGATTTGTTTCAGGAACGTCGCACTGTCGTAGAAGAGGTACTCCTCGATTATCTTGCCCTGTCGCCAGCGCGCAGTGGTCGAGAAGAAAACATCGAATGGCTTGCCGGTGGGCTGGACGACACTGCCATCTGGAAGTTCGAGAGCTCCGCTAAACGTTCCGGTGAACCGCGTGACAAAGCCGGTGCAATCGTCCTCGCCAAAGAGGAGATCGTACGGATATGCGTCACTTTGTTGTTGGGGAACGCCCGACAGAACCTTTCCGATTCTGCTCGGTGGTCCGGCCCTCCGAGGGTTGGCGTGGATTGCCTGTCGGGCCAGTAGACCACTACGTGGTCGGGGTCGTGATAGGCGTCGAAGGTGTCCCAGTCTCGAGCGTTTCAGGCCTCGTCGAGGGCGTACATCCGCTCGATGTTGGTTGTAGGGAAAA encodes:
- a CDS encoding ester cyclase, with protein sequence MSEATEAVVRRFYEEMNNGRRLELAPALFSADHTMHDPQVPTPDGPEGMAATVKVYQEGVEGHWQIEDIFSTGDKVVVRWTGSGTHVAEVNGIPPTGNKVQVDAISIHRMADGKIAETWEVWDTLTFLRQIGVIPEG